In a genomic window of Streptomyces sp. NBC_01142:
- the eccB gene encoding type VII secretion protein EccB — protein sequence MASRRDELNAYTFAKKRTVAAFLQPSATGTEEGAPRPMRAIIPSLIVGALILAGFGAFGMFKPKAPKDWAAPGTKVIVGKDSTTRYVVLETPGKGKDKKALLHPVLNLASARLLLTPQQFKVIQVSDDILDAGKPPRGPILGIPYAPDRLPSHTEAAKPKRWAVCEQPGGGKGNTVQKATFVFGDRDLELTEGEQKLSGGQVLYVKGQKGKLRYLVDASGTKYLVRGTTEDADFLTRALVGERVEPQAVTDDWLATLHDGSPIDFPVIPGTVGADAGVGGGLTPEQDKVGMVLKAETGSGRVYYVVLAGKVQPVSAFTAWLLINSPQTLKLNMRGEATSVDVASFAPENDIFGAQNRWPELRTKQVNSASGDRDTICSVLRKVDGKGRTTLSTWAGSKYPAEITAGGTSTYVTPGSGLLYTQVQGKQTRPDGSLFLVTDTGLRYAVQANGDSDTDRSDIGTGGQEKQQDGRPEPSQAQIRLGYEKVTPSFVPITWSEFLSKGPRLDTNSARQPQGS from the coding sequence ATGGCATCACGGCGGGATGAGCTCAACGCGTACACCTTTGCGAAGAAGCGCACGGTCGCGGCATTCCTCCAACCCTCCGCCACGGGTACGGAGGAGGGGGCGCCGCGCCCGATGCGCGCGATCATCCCCAGCCTGATCGTCGGCGCGCTGATCCTCGCGGGCTTCGGTGCGTTCGGCATGTTCAAGCCGAAGGCACCCAAGGACTGGGCGGCGCCCGGCACCAAGGTGATCGTCGGCAAGGACTCCACCACGCGCTATGTGGTGCTGGAGACCCCCGGCAAGGGCAAGGACAAGAAGGCCCTCCTCCACCCCGTACTGAACCTCGCCTCCGCGCGACTGCTGCTCACCCCCCAGCAGTTCAAGGTCATCCAGGTCAGCGACGACATCCTGGACGCGGGCAAGCCCCCGCGCGGTCCGATCCTCGGGATCCCCTACGCACCGGACCGGCTGCCCAGCCACACCGAAGCGGCCAAGCCCAAGCGGTGGGCCGTCTGCGAGCAGCCCGGTGGCGGCAAGGGCAACACCGTGCAGAAGGCGACGTTCGTCTTCGGCGACCGTGATCTGGAGCTCACCGAGGGCGAGCAGAAGCTGAGCGGCGGACAGGTCCTGTACGTCAAGGGGCAGAAGGGGAAGCTCCGTTACCTGGTGGACGCCTCCGGTACCAAGTACCTGGTGCGCGGCACCACAGAGGACGCCGACTTCCTCACCCGCGCGCTCGTCGGTGAAAGGGTGGAGCCGCAGGCAGTCACCGACGACTGGCTGGCGACACTGCACGACGGCAGCCCGATCGACTTCCCGGTGATCCCCGGCACGGTCGGCGCCGACGCCGGTGTCGGCGGAGGGCTGACGCCCGAGCAGGACAAGGTCGGCATGGTCCTGAAGGCTGAGACCGGCTCCGGCCGTGTGTACTACGTCGTCCTGGCCGGCAAGGTCCAGCCGGTCTCCGCATTCACCGCCTGGCTGCTCATCAACTCCCCGCAGACCCTGAAGCTCAACATGCGCGGCGAGGCGACCAGCGTCGACGTGGCGTCCTTCGCTCCGGAGAACGACATCTTCGGAGCGCAGAACCGCTGGCCCGAACTGAGGACCAAGCAGGTCAACTCGGCGAGCGGCGACCGCGACACCATCTGCAGCGTGCTGCGCAAGGTCGACGGCAAGGGCCGTACGACCCTGTCGACCTGGGCCGGCTCCAAGTACCCCGCGGAGATCACCGCGGGCGGTACCAGCACCTACGTCACCCCCGGATCCGGTCTGCTCTACACCCAGGTCCAGGGCAAGCAGACCAGGCCCGACGGCTCGCTGTTCCTGGTGACCGACACCGGACTGCGGTACGCGGTCCAGGCGAACGGCGACAGCGACACGGACCGCTCCGACATCGGCACGGGCGGCCAGGAGAAGCAGCAGGACGGCCGCCCCGAGCCCAGCCAGGCGCAGATCCGGCTCGGCTACGAGAAGGTCACCCCCTCCTTCGTACCGATCACCTGGTCGGAGTTCCTGTCCAAGGGCCCCCGGCTGGACACCAACAGCGCGCGTCAGCCGCAGGGTTCGTAA
- the mycP gene encoding type VII secretion-associated serine protease mycosin, with the protein MLHMRAKTALLTAATALTGLTAMPPAAYAAETPHHLGINGSGECTFPMTKQIAGIPWPLQRVLLDELWQDTKGKGIRVAVIDTGVDIKNDQLESAVDASAGKDLLKPDKDAGEDDKRGKTNGTVDEVGHGTKVAGIIAARPRKGTGFVGLAPEATIIPIRQNDENNSGNDLTMATAIDHAIAKGADVINISQDTTKPLPLTSKLNQAVQRAIQAKAVVVASAGNDGMDGKLKNTFPAAFPGVLAVASSDRNNERAAFSQAGEFVGVAAPGVDVVSTVPGNGQCVDNGTSFSAPYVAGVAALLKAKYPKWTVSQIIAQIEQTAERSINGRDNFVGWGVIDPVRAMDGADGPPEAPTADPGPPKPPAPEPAHLAMSETVQERNERYATYALGICVVLVSVIAGGATVVRDTRRRRAR; encoded by the coding sequence ATGCTGCACATGCGCGCAAAGACCGCCCTGCTGACCGCCGCGACGGCGCTGACGGGCCTGACGGCGATGCCCCCGGCCGCGTACGCCGCCGAAACCCCGCACCACCTCGGCATCAACGGCAGCGGGGAGTGCACCTTCCCGATGACGAAGCAGATCGCGGGCATTCCCTGGCCGCTCCAGCGGGTGTTGCTCGACGAGCTGTGGCAGGACACCAAGGGCAAGGGCATCCGGGTCGCGGTCATCGACACCGGCGTGGACATCAAGAACGACCAGCTCGAGTCGGCGGTCGACGCCTCTGCGGGCAAGGACCTCCTCAAGCCCGACAAGGACGCCGGGGAGGACGACAAGCGCGGCAAGACCAACGGCACGGTCGACGAGGTCGGCCACGGCACCAAGGTCGCCGGGATCATCGCGGCGCGCCCCCGTAAGGGCACCGGCTTCGTCGGTCTGGCGCCCGAGGCGACGATCATCCCGATCCGCCAGAACGACGAGAACAACAGCGGCAACGACCTCACCATGGCCACGGCGATCGATCACGCCATCGCCAAGGGTGCCGATGTCATCAACATCTCCCAGGACACGACGAAGCCGCTGCCGCTCACCTCGAAACTCAACCAGGCGGTGCAGCGGGCGATCCAGGCAAAGGCCGTCGTGGTCGCCTCCGCCGGCAACGACGGCATGGACGGCAAGCTGAAGAACACCTTTCCCGCGGCGTTCCCGGGTGTCCTCGCCGTAGCCTCCTCCGACCGCAACAACGAACGTGCCGCCTTCTCGCAGGCGGGCGAGTTCGTGGGCGTCGCCGCCCCGGGCGTCGATGTCGTCTCCACCGTTCCCGGTAACGGCCAGTGCGTCGACAACGGCACCAGCTTCTCGGCGCCGTACGTCGCCGGGGTCGCGGCGCTGCTGAAGGCCAAGTACCCGAAGTGGACGGTCTCGCAGATCATCGCGCAGATCGAGCAGACCGCGGAGCGCAGCATCAACGGCCGCGACAACTTCGTCGGTTGGGGTGTGATCGACCCGGTACGGGCGATGGACGGCGCCGACGGCCCGCCGGAGGCCCCGACGGCGGACCCGGGGCCCCCGAAGCCGCCCGCTCCCGAGCCGGCGCATCTGGCGATGTCCGAGACCGTCCAGGAACGCAACGAGCGGTACGCAACCTATGCGTTGGGAATCTGCGTCGTACTGGTGTCGGTGATCGCCGGTGGGGCGACGGTCGTCCGGGACACCCGGCGCAGGAGAGCCCGGTGA
- a CDS encoding WXG100 family type VII secretion target, which translates to MSGKDLKVTSSDIGELSGKIQAFQTNLSGRIGDLNRVVDLIQGGWKGAASQQYDVTQTELNRKLKNLQQSLENLENMVKMSADGFDAQERERMSSFTKMENAKGNSSAILDV; encoded by the coding sequence ATGTCGGGTAAAGACCTGAAGGTAACTAGTTCCGATATTGGGGAACTTTCCGGCAAGATCCAGGCGTTTCAGACGAACCTGAGCGGCCGGATCGGCGACCTCAACCGCGTCGTCGACCTCATCCAGGGTGGCTGGAAGGGTGCGGCGAGCCAGCAGTACGACGTCACGCAGACGGAGCTGAACCGGAAGCTCAAGAACCTGCAGCAGAGCCTCGAGAACCTCGAGAACATGGTCAAGATGAGCGCCGACGGGTTCGACGCGCAGGAACGCGAGCGCATGTCGTCCTTCACCAAGATGGAGAACGCCAAGGGCAACAGCAGCGCCATTCTCGACGTCTGA
- the rpsO gene encoding 30S ribosomal protein S15 has protein sequence MSLDAATKKQIMTEFGTKEGDTGSPEVQVAMLSRRISDLTEHLKTHKHDHHSRRGLLILVGQRRRLLQYLAKKDIQRFRALVDRLGIRRGAAGGAK, from the coding sequence GTGTCTCTCGACGCCGCTACGAAGAAGCAGATCATGACCGAGTTCGGCACCAAGGAGGGCGACACCGGCTCCCCCGAGGTTCAGGTTGCGATGCTCTCCCGCCGCATCTCGGACCTGACCGAGCACCTCAAGACCCACAAGCACGACCACCACTCCCGCCGTGGTCTGCTGATCCTGGTCGGCCAGCGTCGCCGCCTGCTGCAGTACCTGGCCAAGAAGGACATCCAGCGCTTCCGTGCGCTCGTCGACCGCCTGGGCATCCGCCGCGGTGCGGCCGGCGGCGCCAAGTAA
- a CDS encoding DUF397 domain-containing protein, translating into MADASEKERQKEELYALDISGVEWVGAPGTSQDEERVEIAYLPDGAVAMRSSLDPGTVLRYTEAEWRAFVLGARDGEFDLK; encoded by the coding sequence ATGGCTGACGCAAGCGAGAAGGAACGCCAGAAGGAAGAGCTGTACGCCCTCGACATCTCCGGCGTGGAGTGGGTCGGCGCGCCCGGCACGAGCCAGGACGAGGAGCGGGTCGAGATCGCGTATCTGCCGGACGGGGCCGTGGCCATGCGCTCGTCCCTGGACCCGGGGACGGTGCTGCGCTACACGGAAGCCGAGTGGCGGGCGTTCGTCCTCGGAGCGCGTGACGGCGAGTTCGATCTCAAGTAG
- the eccE gene encoding type VII secretion protein EccE translates to MASATRVRPTAHGQAAVRPAAPSQAPAAPRLKARPGHFGPFRLQQLVLIEIAAALLLVAWVIDPLLLVPAGVVAALLVLLALVRRHRRSLPEWLATVFALRARRRRAASAVLAPDTEPGLAPAVECDPALRTYTYSDRDRRPVGMIGDGTFLTAVLQVESDATALRPDRTARPLPMALVRDVMDVDGVRLESAQIVQHTQPAPAPHLPQQSVAARNYAPLQAQTGAPALRITWIALKLDPELCPEAVAARGGGLEGAQKCLVRAADQLASRLTGAGFRATVLTEQELTAAVATSSCASPMAIAQAGRAEAPARRTQETSRTWRVDDRRHTTYWVGRWPQLGGGGAPMPQPVALLTSIPALATTFSLTLGHGDRQGVTVTGHVRITGRSDEELVTARHELERAARGVKTGLVRLDREQLPGMLATLPLGGAR, encoded by the coding sequence ATGGCTTCCGCGACGCGGGTGCGGCCAACAGCCCATGGGCAGGCCGCCGTCAGGCCCGCCGCGCCGTCCCAGGCACCGGCCGCACCCCGACTCAAGGCACGCCCGGGGCACTTCGGTCCGTTCCGACTGCAACAACTCGTACTGATCGAGATCGCCGCCGCGCTGCTGCTGGTGGCCTGGGTGATCGACCCTCTGCTGCTGGTGCCGGCCGGTGTGGTGGCCGCGCTGCTGGTGCTGCTGGCCCTGGTGCGCCGGCACCGGCGTTCGCTGCCCGAATGGCTCGCCACCGTTTTCGCCCTGCGCGCGCGCAGGCGCAGGGCCGCCTCCGCGGTCCTTGCGCCCGATACGGAACCGGGGCTCGCGCCCGCCGTCGAGTGCGATCCCGCCCTGCGGACGTACACCTACAGCGACCGCGACCGCCGCCCGGTGGGGATGATCGGCGACGGCACGTTTCTGACGGCCGTGCTGCAGGTCGAGTCGGACGCGACGGCCCTGCGGCCCGACCGCACCGCGCGGCCGCTGCCCATGGCTCTCGTACGGGATGTGATGGACGTCGACGGCGTACGGCTGGAGTCGGCGCAGATCGTCCAGCACACCCAGCCCGCCCCCGCCCCGCATCTGCCGCAGCAGTCGGTGGCCGCGCGCAACTACGCGCCCCTGCAGGCCCAGACCGGGGCGCCCGCGCTCCGGATCACCTGGATCGCGCTCAAACTCGACCCCGAGCTCTGCCCCGAGGCGGTGGCAGCACGCGGTGGCGGCCTCGAAGGCGCGCAGAAGTGCCTGGTGCGGGCCGCCGACCAGCTCGCGAGCAGGCTGACCGGCGCCGGGTTCCGGGCGACCGTCCTGACCGAGCAGGAGCTGACGGCGGCCGTCGCCACCTCCTCCTGCGCCAGCCCGATGGCCATCGCCCAGGCAGGCCGGGCCGAGGCGCCCGCGCGACGCACCCAGGAGACCTCGCGCACCTGGCGCGTCGACGACCGGCGCCACACCACGTACTGGGTGGGCCGCTGGCCCCAACTGGGCGGCGGCGGGGCTCCGATGCCGCAGCCCGTCGCCCTGCTCACCTCGATCCCCGCGCTGGCGACGACCTTCAGCCTGACGCTGGGGCACGGCGACCGGCAGGGTGTGACGGTCACCGGGCACGTACGCATCACCGGACGCAGCGACGAGGAACTGGTCACCGCGCGCCACGAACTGGAGCGCGCCGCCCGTGGGGTCAAGACCGGGCTGGTGCGGCTCGACCGCGAACAGCTGCCCGGGATGCTCGCCACTCTGCCGCTCGGGGGAGCCCGCTGA
- the eccCa gene encoding type VII secretion protein EccCa, producing MSQIVVKRPPRSLPPEVPTEALTLEAPPELPRGQQEGMLMQILPVLGMGSSVVFFFSPQAPPFMRIMGVLMLVSTVAMVVAQVVRFRRGTQGQMADVRRDYLKYLAQTRRTVRKTARKQRDAQLYLHPSPEQLWSVVAEGSRVWERRVGDKDFGQVRVGLGAQQLATPLVAPDTAPVDELEPLSAGAMQQFLAVHGSLDGLPMAVSMRAFYHVTVSGEQESAHSAARALVSQLVTLHSPEDLMVVVVAAPGAVARWDWTKWLPHTQVPGQMDGAGTKRLFGDDLAELEQLLHSRLDGRPRFSRENQPVMDQPHIVVVLDGGRVPPDSLFAAPEGLQGVTIVEVVSGDLDEPRGGLSVVVRPGRLWLESGARVAYEGVPDGISLPAAEALARQLAPLRMGGGDDDEPLLANLDFTDLLNLGDAGAVDVARTWRPRSVAERLRVPIGVGEDGQPVMLDLKEAAQEGMGPHGLCVGATGSGKSELLRTLVLGLAVTHSSETLNFVLADFKGGATFAGMSQMPHVAAVITNLSDDLTLVDRMGDAIKGELQRRQELLHKSGNYANIHDYEKARAAGAPLEPLASLVLVLDEFSELLTAKPDFIDMFIQIGRIGRSLGVHLLLASQRLEEGKLRGLDTYLSYRIGLRTFSAAESRTAIGVPDAYHLPSVPGSGYLKFGTEEMTRFKAAYVSGTYRTGGPDLSAGQLPIERRPAVFTATPVPVVYAAPDPAATAARASDDEALADTVLDVIVRRLEGQGVPAHQVWLPPLDQAPTLDQLLPGLAPTADRGLTATEYTRPGGLVVPLGLIDKPFEQRREVLYRDFSGAAGHMMVIGGPQSGKSTLMRTLISSFALTHTPSEVQFYALDFGGGGLSSLSDLPHVGGIASRLDPERVRRAVAEVSGVLNRREEFFRSNGIDSIATYRRKRAAGELPGEAWGDVFLIIDGWGGFKNDYDMLEPVVADLAARGLGYGIHVVITAARYMEVRAALKDQMLGRLELRLGDVMDSEFDRKVAANVPAGVPGRGQVPERLHFMTALPRIDSISSAVDLSEGTAAFVQAVKGNWAGPAAPTIRLLPRRLPADQLPKGFEYPQHGVAIGIDETNLEPVFIDFETDPFLLVFGESESGKTNLLRLIAKQISERYTPEQARIVVGDYRRTMLEAVPASHLLEYAPMASAMETHMDAIATVMERRAPKPDITPQQLRDRSWWTGPQLFVIIDDYELVATSSGNPLSALVEHLPFARDVGIRFIVARNAAGASRSMYESFMQRVKELGAQGLILSGDPSEGDVMGNVRARPMPPGRATFASRKRGAPLVQLGWLPEQQ from the coding sequence GTGAGCCAGATCGTCGTGAAACGCCCGCCGAGGTCTCTGCCGCCTGAAGTGCCCACGGAGGCACTGACTCTGGAGGCGCCTCCGGAGCTGCCCCGGGGTCAGCAGGAGGGCATGCTGATGCAGATCCTGCCGGTTCTCGGCATGGGCTCCTCAGTAGTCTTCTTCTTCTCGCCGCAGGCACCTCCGTTCATGCGCATCATGGGTGTCCTGATGCTGGTTTCGACCGTCGCGATGGTCGTCGCCCAGGTCGTCAGATTCCGCCGTGGTACGCAGGGGCAAATGGCAGATGTCCGGCGCGACTACCTCAAATACCTCGCGCAGACGCGGCGTACGGTGCGCAAGACCGCGCGCAAGCAGCGCGACGCGCAGTTGTATCTGCACCCCTCCCCCGAGCAGCTCTGGTCCGTGGTGGCAGAGGGCTCGCGGGTCTGGGAACGCCGCGTGGGAGACAAGGACTTCGGGCAGGTACGCGTCGGCCTCGGCGCGCAGCAGCTCGCCACGCCGCTGGTCGCCCCCGACACCGCGCCGGTGGACGAGCTGGAGCCGCTGTCGGCCGGTGCCATGCAGCAGTTCCTGGCCGTGCACGGTTCGCTGGACGGGCTGCCGATGGCGGTCTCGATGCGCGCCTTCTACCACGTGACGGTCTCCGGCGAGCAGGAGTCGGCACATTCCGCGGCGCGGGCGCTGGTGTCCCAACTGGTGACGCTGCACTCCCCCGAAGACCTGATGGTGGTGGTCGTGGCGGCGCCCGGCGCGGTCGCGCGCTGGGACTGGACGAAGTGGCTGCCGCACACGCAGGTGCCGGGCCAGATGGACGGCGCGGGCACCAAGCGGCTGTTCGGCGACGACCTCGCCGAGCTGGAGCAGTTGCTGCACAGCCGGCTGGACGGCCGGCCGCGCTTCAGCCGGGAGAACCAGCCGGTGATGGACCAGCCGCACATCGTCGTCGTACTGGACGGCGGGCGGGTTCCGCCGGACTCGCTGTTCGCGGCGCCGGAGGGGCTGCAGGGCGTCACCATCGTCGAGGTGGTCTCCGGTGACCTGGACGAGCCGCGCGGCGGCCTTTCGGTGGTCGTACGGCCCGGCCGGCTGTGGCTGGAGTCCGGTGCCCGGGTGGCGTACGAAGGTGTGCCCGACGGGATCTCGCTGCCTGCCGCCGAGGCTCTGGCGCGCCAGCTGGCGCCGCTGCGGATGGGCGGGGGCGACGACGACGAACCGCTGCTCGCCAACCTGGACTTCACCGATCTGCTGAACCTGGGCGACGCGGGCGCTGTCGATGTGGCCAGGACCTGGCGGCCGCGGTCGGTCGCCGAGCGGCTGCGGGTGCCGATCGGCGTCGGCGAGGACGGCCAGCCGGTGATGCTGGACCTCAAGGAGGCCGCGCAGGAGGGCATGGGCCCGCACGGTCTGTGTGTCGGCGCGACCGGTTCCGGCAAGTCGGAGCTGCTGCGCACGCTGGTGCTGGGCCTTGCGGTCACGCACTCCTCGGAGACGCTCAACTTCGTCCTCGCGGACTTCAAGGGTGGTGCGACCTTCGCGGGAATGTCGCAGATGCCGCATGTCGCGGCCGTCATCACCAACCTCTCGGACGACCTGACACTCGTCGACCGCATGGGTGACGCGATCAAGGGTGAGCTGCAGCGCCGCCAGGAGCTGCTGCACAAGTCCGGCAACTACGCCAACATCCACGACTACGAGAAGGCACGTGCGGCCGGCGCCCCGCTGGAGCCGCTCGCCTCGCTCGTGCTCGTCCTCGACGAGTTCTCCGAACTCCTCACCGCCAAGCCGGACTTCATCGACATGTTCATCCAGATCGGCCGTATCGGCCGTTCGCTGGGTGTGCATCTGCTGCTCGCCTCGCAGCGCCTGGAGGAGGGCAAGCTGCGCGGCCTGGACACGTATCTCTCGTACCGGATCGGTCTGCGGACCTTCTCGGCGGCCGAATCGCGTACGGCGATCGGTGTGCCCGACGCCTACCACCTGCCCTCCGTGCCCGGTTCCGGCTATCTGAAGTTCGGCACCGAGGAGATGACCCGCTTCAAGGCGGCGTACGTCTCGGGTACGTACCGCACCGGTGGTCCGGATCTGTCGGCCGGCCAGCTGCCCATCGAACGGCGGCCCGCGGTCTTCACGGCCACGCCGGTCCCGGTCGTGTACGCGGCCCCCGATCCGGCCGCGACGGCCGCACGTGCCTCCGACGACGAGGCGCTCGCGGACACCGTGCTGGATGTGATCGTGCGCCGCCTGGAGGGTCAGGGTGTGCCCGCGCATCAGGTGTGGCTGCCGCCGCTGGACCAGGCGCCCACCCTGGACCAGTTGCTGCCCGGTCTGGCGCCGACCGCGGACCGCGGTCTGACCGCGACCGAGTACACGCGCCCGGGTGGTCTCGTCGTCCCGCTCGGCCTGATAGACAAGCCCTTCGAGCAGCGCCGTGAGGTGCTGTACCGGGACTTCTCCGGCGCGGCCGGCCACATGATGGTCATCGGCGGTCCGCAGTCCGGCAAGTCGACGCTGATGCGTACGCTGATCTCGTCGTTCGCGCTCACCCACACCCCCAGCGAAGTGCAGTTCTACGCACTGGACTTCGGTGGTGGCGGTCTGTCCTCGCTCTCCGACCTGCCGCATGTCGGCGGTATCGCCTCGCGCCTCGACCCGGAGCGGGTACGCCGTGCGGTAGCCGAGGTGTCGGGCGTGCTCAACCGGCGCGAGGAGTTCTTCCGCTCCAACGGCATCGACTCCATCGCCACCTACCGGCGCAAGCGGGCCGCGGGCGAACTGCCCGGCGAGGCATGGGGAGATGTCTTCCTCATCATCGACGGATGGGGCGGTTTCAAGAACGACTACGACATGCTGGAGCCGGTCGTCGCCGATCTCGCGGCGCGCGGTCTGGGCTACGGCATCCATGTCGTGATCACCGCCGCCCGCTACATGGAGGTGCGTGCGGCGCTCAAGGACCAGATGCTGGGGCGGCTCGAGCTGCGGCTCGGTGACGTCATGGACTCCGAGTTCGACCGCAAGGTCGCCGCGAACGTCCCCGCCGGTGTGCCGGGCCGTGGCCAGGTCCCGGAGCGGCTGCACTTCATGACCGCTCTGCCGCGTATCGACTCGATCAGCAGCGCCGTGGATCTCTCGGAGGGCACGGCCGCCTTCGTCCAGGCGGTCAAGGGCAACTGGGCGGGGCCGGCCGCGCCGACCATCCGTCTGCTGCCGCGCAGGCTGCCTGCCGACCAGCTGCCCAAGGGCTTCGAGTACCCGCAGCACGGGGTCGCGATCGGCATCGACGAGACCAATCTGGAGCCGGTGTTCATCGACTTCGAGACCGACCCGTTCCTCCTGGTCTTCGGCGAGAGCGAGTCGGGCAAGACGAACCTGCTGCGGCTCATCGCCAAGCAGATCTCGGAGCGGTACACGCCGGAGCAGGCGCGGATCGTGGTCGGTGACTACCGCCGCACGATGCTGGAGGCCGTCCCGGCCTCCCATCTGCTGGAGTACGCGCCGATGGCGTCGGCCATGGAAACGCACATGGACGCGATCGCCACGGTCATGGAGCGGCGCGCACCCAAGCCGGACATCACCCCGCAGCAGCTGCGTGACCGCAGTTGGTGGACGGGCCCCCAGCTGTTCGTGATCATCGACGACTACGAACTGGTCGCCACCAGCTCCGGCAACCCGCTCTCGGCGCTGGTGGAGCATCTGCCGTTCGCGCGTGATGTCGGTATCCGCTTCATCGTCGCGCGCAACGCGGCAGGTGCGTCGCGTTCGATGTACGAGTCGTTCATGCAGCGCGTCAAGGAGCTGGGCGCGCAGGGCCTGATCCTCTCGGGCGACCCGAGTGAGGGCGACGTCATGGGCAACGTCAGGGCACGTCCGATGCCGCCGGGACGCGCCACGTTCGCTTCCCGCAAGCGGGGGGCTCCGCTGGTGCAGCTGGGCTGGCTGCCGGAGCAGCAGTAG
- a CDS encoding WXG100 family type VII secretion target: protein MTTAVNYDTVTQAARDTTKTASDLSDQLRTLLGHVNKVAGDWDGEAKEAYIAIQRQLATDMDGLNQDLNTIARLLSDSVVGYQDTDKGNAARFRMMM from the coding sequence ATGACCACTGCCGTCAATTACGACACAGTGACCCAGGCGGCCCGTGACACCACCAAGACCGCCTCGGACCTGAGCGACCAGCTCCGTACCCTGCTGGGCCACGTCAACAAGGTCGCGGGCGACTGGGACGGTGAGGCCAAGGAGGCCTACATCGCGATCCAGCGCCAGCTGGCGACCGACATGGACGGGCTGAACCAGGACCTGAACACGATCGCGCGTCTGCTCAGCGACTCCGTCGTGGGCTACCAGGACACGGACAAGGGCAACGCCGCTCGCTTCCGCATGATGATGTGA
- the eccD gene encoding type VII secretion integral membrane protein EccD, translating into MSTTAATGFCRVTVVAPDSRIDVALPEDIAVADVYPEILRLTGQTQSAGTPTGYHLVRRDGTVLDGARTLSAQQVLDGEVLSLRPFAESLPPAVFDDVSDAVASAVVRDRHLWSDDLLRGAGLVGGVLLLVLMGFVLWFADPVRHDMHSLPGIIAGAGGLLLTAFAGVRARVYSDRATAVALGLGALPLLLIAGSGIVGAGAGEGPGRLQFLLGCVAVLVASVALVALTPSGDAPFVAATFLAATGTLATFVAILTEFSATETAAVVAPVAIGLVAFLPGLSARFARLPIGYASPRSATEGYDDSFADPNETPEAQPVDGERIAAQARRGHEMLLGLVGGCAAVVVACAAVLGFSSSVWGQLLALAAGLAMLLRARLFRYTSQVACTLVAGIAAIALLILGLSLNPPVDLVKDLLMYNDRGGLDIRTIWLTAAVAAGAALITAIGLVIPKKGLSPFWGRLLDLAEGAVLLSLVPLCLAVLDVFNAARSLTSK; encoded by the coding sequence GTGAGTACGACCGCAGCGACCGGCTTCTGCCGCGTCACCGTCGTGGCGCCGGACAGCCGTATCGATGTCGCCCTCCCGGAGGACATCGCCGTCGCCGACGTCTACCCGGAGATCCTGCGCCTCACCGGCCAGACCCAGTCTGCGGGCACCCCGACCGGCTACCACCTCGTACGCCGCGACGGCACCGTACTCGACGGCGCCCGCACGCTCTCCGCCCAACAGGTGCTGGACGGCGAGGTGCTGAGCCTGCGTCCGTTCGCCGAGTCATTGCCGCCCGCCGTCTTCGACGACGTCTCCGACGCCGTCGCCTCGGCCGTGGTGCGCGACCGCCACCTGTGGAGCGACGACCTGCTGCGCGGCGCCGGCCTCGTCGGCGGCGTCCTGCTGCTCGTCCTGATGGGCTTCGTGCTCTGGTTCGCCGACCCGGTCCGCCACGACATGCACAGCCTGCCGGGCATCATCGCGGGCGCGGGCGGACTGCTGCTCACCGCCTTCGCCGGCGTACGGGCCCGGGTCTACTCCGACCGGGCCACCGCCGTCGCCCTCGGCCTCGGCGCCCTGCCACTGCTGCTGATCGCGGGCTCCGGGATCGTCGGCGCGGGTGCCGGCGAGGGCCCCGGCCGGCTGCAGTTCCTGCTCGGCTGCGTGGCGGTCCTGGTCGCCTCTGTGGCCCTGGTCGCGCTCACCCCCAGCGGCGACGCCCCCTTCGTCGCGGCCACCTTCCTGGCCGCCACCGGCACCCTGGCGACCTTCGTCGCGATCCTGACCGAGTTCTCGGCCACCGAGACCGCCGCCGTCGTCGCCCCGGTCGCCATCGGCCTCGTCGCCTTCCTGCCCGGCCTCTCCGCCCGCTTCGCCCGGCTGCCCATCGGCTACGCCTCCCCGCGCAGCGCGACCGAGGGCTACGACGACTCCTTCGCCGACCCCAACGAGACGCCCGAGGCCCAGCCCGTCGACGGCGAGCGGATCGCCGCCCAGGCCCGCCGCGGCCACGAGATGCTGCTCGGTCTGGTCGGCGGCTGCGCCGCGGTCGTCGTCGCGTGCGCCGCCGTACTCGGCTTCTCCAGCAGTGTGTGGGGCCAGCTCCTCGCTCTGGCCGCCGGCCTCGCGATGCTGCTGCGCGCCCGTCTCTTCCGCTACACCTCGCAGGTCGCCTGCACCCTGGTGGCGGGTATCGCCGCAATCGCGCTGCTGATCCTCGGTCTCTCCCTGAACCCGCCGGTCGACCTGGTCAAGGACCTGCTGATGTACAACGACCGGGGCGGCCTGGACATCCGTACGATCTGGCTGACCGCGGCCGTCGCCGCCGGCGCCGCCCTGATCACCGCGATCGGCCTGGTCATCCCGAAGAAGGGTCTCTCCCCCTTCTGGGGCCGCCTCCTCGACCTCGCCGAGGGCGCCGTGCTGCTGTCCCTGGTGCCGCTCTGCCTCGCCGTGCTCGACGTCTTCAATGCCGCCCGCTCATTGACAAGCAAGTAA